Proteins co-encoded in one bacterium genomic window:
- the hypB gene encoding hydrogenase nickel incorporation protein HypB: MFKVIKVEESIFEENKKIAEEVKDILEKNKVFSFNVMGAPGSGKTLFIEKTIEILKEEFKFGVIEGDIEGTFDAERFKRFDIPVVQINTGGGCHLDANMVKNGILNLPLEKIEILFIENVGNLVCPAEFEIGTEKNIVVSSITEGENKVSKYPLMFKVSHICILNKIDLLPYIEFDIEKFKKEIKQISPDTYFIKLSSKTGENFSEWIEYLKGLKREKK; the protein is encoded by the coding sequence ATGTTTAAAGTCATAAAGGTTGAAGAAAGTATTTTTGAAGAAAATAAAAAAATTGCAGAAGAGGTAAAAGATATTCTTGAAAAAAATAAAGTTTTTTCTTTTAATGTAATGGGTGCTCCTGGAAGTGGAAAAACATTATTTATTGAAAAAACAATAGAAATACTTAAAGAAGAATTTAAATTTGGAGTTATTGAAGGAGATATTGAAGGAACATTTGATGCAGAAAGATTTAAAAGATTTGATATTCCAGTTGTTCAGATAAATACAGGAGGTGGATGCCATCTTGATGCAAATATGGTAAAAAATGGAATATTGAATTTACCACTTGAAAAAATTGAAATACTCTTTATTGAAAATGTTGGAAATCTTGTTTGTCCTGCTGAATTTGAAATAGGTACAGAAAAAAATATTGTTGTCTCTTCAATTACAGAAGGCGAAAATAAAGTTTCTAAATATCCCCTTATGTTTAAAGTTTCTCATATCTGTATTTTAAATAAAATTGACCTTCTCCCATATATTGAATTTGATATTGAAAAATTTAAAAAAGAAATTAAACAAATATCACCTGATACATACTTTATAAAACTTTCTTCAAAAACAGGTGAAAACTTTTCTGAATGGATAGAATACTTGAAAGGATTAAAAAGGGAGAAAAAGTAG
- a CDS encoding hydrogenase 3 maturation endopeptidase HyCI, whose protein sequence is MDRILERIKKGEKVAIIGIGNRLKGDDAAGSIIAEKLKEKVKNENLLVIDAEINPENYIGVIKKFNPPFILIIDAIDFGSFPGDFRIFKPEQIKDTTISTHNFSIPLLKNLIDNIEIYILGIQPEKIKLGENISQKVSETIEKIIKTFLVLLPP, encoded by the coding sequence ATGGATAGAATACTTGAAAGGATTAAAAAGGGAGAAAAAGTAGCAATTATTGGGATTGGAAACAGATTAAAAGGGGATGATGCTGCTGGAAGTATAATTGCTGAAAAACTAAAAGAAAAAGTAAAGAATGAAAATTTACTTGTTATAGATGCAGAAATAAATCCTGAAAATTACATAGGAGTTATTAAAAAATTCAATCCTCCTTTTATACTCATAATAGATGCAATTGATTTCGGTTCTTTTCCAGGAGATTTTAGGATTTTTAAACCAGAGCAGATTAAGGATACAACAATTTCAACCCATAATTTTTCAATACCACTTTTAAAGAATTTGATAGATAATATTGAAATTTATATACTTGGAATTCAACCAGAAAAAATAAAACTTGGTGAAAATATAAGTCAAAAAGTATCAGAAACAATAGAAAAAATTATTAAAACCTTTTTAGTCCTTCTTCCACCTTAA
- a CDS encoding radical SAM protein, with product MGYCKICKKEKLLSENLGICLECIRQKPEEAISLADYVHKKVREGFNLPAFPPKTENGFKCELCFNRCSIGKKEKGYCGLRENFNGFLKSKVSQDKGVLDFYYDPIPTNCCAEWFCGADIEGKGKYNLAVFFYGCSFDCLFCQNYSHKYIEKGKILSIENLLKWAIDDRVYCICFFGGSPEPQFPFIINFCEELMKKRKIRICFEWNGSGNEDFVRKIGEIALKSKGIIKFDLKAFDENLNIVLTGVSNKKTYQNFKLIAKEFLKKADYPLLTATTLLVPYYIDEIEVEKISKFISDLSHEIPYSLLIFYPEFYLKDLPVTPKETLYKCYNIAKKYLKKLHIGNLHLLNLI from the coding sequence ATGGGATACTGTAAGATATGCAAAAAGGAAAAATTACTTTCAGAAAATCTTGGTATCTGTCTTGAATGTATAAGACAAAAACCAGAAGAAGCAATTTCTCTGGCAGATTATGTTCATAAAAAAGTAAGAGAAGGATTTAATCTTCCAGCATTCCCTCCAAAAACTGAAAATGGATTTAAATGTGAATTATGTTTTAACAGGTGTTCAATTGGTAAAAAAGAAAAAGGATATTGTGGATTAAGAGAAAACTTTAATGGTTTTTTAAAAAGTAAAGTCAGTCAGGATAAAGGAGTCCTTGATTTTTATTATGACCCAATTCCAACAAATTGCTGTGCTGAATGGTTCTGTGGTGCAGATATTGAAGGGAAAGGGAAATATAATCTTGCTGTATTTTTTTATGGTTGTTCATTTGACTGCCTTTTTTGCCAGAATTATTCCCATAAATATATTGAGAAAGGAAAAATTTTATCTATTGAAAATTTACTGAAATGGGCTATTGATGATAGAGTTTACTGTATTTGTTTTTTTGGAGGTTCTCCAGAACCGCAATTCCCTTTTATCATTAATTTCTGTGAAGAATTAATGAAAAAAAGAAAAATAAGGATCTGTTTTGAATGGAATGGTAGCGGAAATGAAGATTTTGTAAGAAAAATAGGAGAAATTGCTCTTAAAAGTAAAGGAATAATTAAATTTGATTTAAAAGCATTTGATGAAAATTTGAATATTGTTTTAACGGGTGTTTCAAATAAAAAAACATACCAGAATTTTAAATTGATTGCTAAAGAATTTTTAAAAAAAGCGGATTATCCATTACTGACAGCAACAACTCTTCTTGTTCCTTATTATATTGATGAAATTGAAGTTGAAAAAATATCAAAGTTCATTTCAGATTTAAGTCATGAAATTCCCTATTCACTTTTAATTTTTTATCCTGAATTTTATTTAAAAGATTTACCTGTAACTCCAAAAGAAACTCTTTATAAATGTTATAATATTGCAAAAAAATATCTCAAAAAATTACATATTGGAAATCTGCATCTTTTAAACTTAATTTGA